GGGTAATGGTTACAAATGTCCCTCCTATTATTCTTTGAGAGTTAACTTGTTGCGAAATGCCAAGAGAGATGTGAAATTAGTTGTTGATTCTTTTAGAAGTACTTGGGCAGAAACTGGTTGCACTATAATGGGTGATGGATGGAAAGACACTAGACAAAGACTattgattaattttttgatttattgtccTAAGGGTATTTCGTTGATTAAATCTGTGGATGCATCTGATATTGtaacaagtgcagaaaattTGTGCAATTTATTTGCTGAAATTGTTGAGATGGTTGGCTCAAATAATGTGGTGCACTTAGTTACTGATAATGCTAGCAATTATAAAGCTGCTGGGTCTTTGTTAAGTGAAAGATATCCGAACATTTGTTGGTCACAGTGTGCTGCACACTGCatcaatttgattttgaaagaCATTGGTGAAATGAATGATGTAAAAGCTATAGTGTCTCTTGCTTCAACGGTGACTGTTTTTTATCTACAATCATAAGTTCACTTTGAATTGGTTAAGAAAAACTATAGGGTGGAAAGAAATTATTCGTCTAGGTGAAACTCGATTTGCAACTACCTTTATTGCGTTAAAAAGTTTGCATGATCATAAGGATAGTTTGCAATCTTTGGTTACTTGTGGGGATTACAAAAAATTTCTGagaatagaaaaagaaaaagatgtgAAGCAAATCGTTTTGGATGAAAGGTTTTGGAATAACTGTTTGATCATGATGCGAATAATGGGCCCTATCATTCGTTTATTGCGTATTTGTGACACTGATGAAAGGCCTTCAACGGGTTATGTTTATGAAGGCATGTTTAGAGCAATAAATGGCATCAAAAGGCTGTTTAGAAATAAAGAGAGATTGTACAAGTCTTATATTGACATCATCAATGATAGGTGGGATAGAATGTTGAGAAAAAATCTACATGCTGTCGCTTATTATTTGAATCCTGCTTTTCAATATGAGACTACCACATTTTGTACACATCCAAAGGTTATAAATGGCTTGTTTGATTACATTGAAACAAAAGTGGATTGGTGCAACCCTGAAAAATTATCGCAAGAGGTTGGAATGTATCGGGAAAGACAAGGGAGTTTTGGATGCAAACTTGCTATTCTTACTAGCAAATTTGGTTGGCCaggttatttatatttttttgatatttaaaacTTGTGAATTTATTCTTTATTTGATCTAATATTTTAATATGATTGTGACAGAAAATTGGTGAAAGTTATATGGTTGTGATGCTCCGAATTTGCAATAGATTGCAATTAGAATTTTGAGTCAAACAACTTCTTCTTTTGAGTGTGAACGTAATTGGAGCGTTTTTGAACGCATTCACACTAAAAAAAGGAATCGGTTGGAGCACCAAAGACTTAATGATCTTGTTTATGTGCACTACAATTTGCGTTTGCAACATAGGTATAATTGATTTTTTACTTTATTCTTTACATTTTATTTATAAAGTAATATTAGATTTGTAACTAATGTATTTTATTGTAGGTTTGATCACCGAAAGAGATCTTATGATCCCATTGATTATGAATCTATTCATAAAATGGAATTTTGGGTCATAAAAGAAGAACAAGATGGCGAGTTTAATTGTGATGAATTGGAGGAAGAACTCAAAGAACTTCCTAAAGATGATTCTCAACTAGTTGAAGGTTGGttttaatattaaaataaatatatttttaacttGTAATATGAGGTGCTaaaagtgcattttttaattgaaattttattataaatatgGATAAATTCTtaattgtttatttatttagatGATGAAAGTGAAGTTGGGGAAGATAATGCTATTGATTTGGAAGCATTTCAGCGTAGGCGCCTTTTGGATGATGATGAAGATAATTATTGataatataacatgttaattagtgATGTTTAGTATCAATTGATTCTTTTTGTGTTTGG
This portion of the Coffea eugenioides isolate CCC68of chromosome 11, Ceug_1.0, whole genome shotgun sequence genome encodes:
- the LOC113752071 gene encoding uncharacterized protein LOC113752071, with amino-acid sequence MSRIMETDTGVNSQGRSTLTCGYCFKVIAGGGIHRMKQHLAGEQGSIIPCSKVDPAVRHAILASMKEKEQKSKEKKGDFGVENPFGHTTHAFDGDEVLEIPSSLANEMGSSSKGKRKVTASTGIRALFKGGCDTSQPTIKTCLQSKEKWTNTDVAIAFWFYDACIPINAVNSPFFQKVIDQIASMGNGYKCPSYYSLRVNLLRNAKRDVKLVVDSFRSTWAETGCTIMGDGWKDTRQRLLINFLIYCPKGISLIKSVDASDIVTSAENLCNLFAEIVEMVGSNNVVHLVTDNASNYKAAGSLLSERYPNICWSQCAAHCINLILKDIGEMNDVKAIVSLASTDSLQSLVTCGDYKKFLRIEKEKDVKQIVLDERFWNNCLIMMRIMGPIIRLLRICDTDERPSTGYVYEGMFRAINGIKRLFRNKERLYKSYIDIINDRFDHRKRSYDPIDYESIHKMEFWVIKEEQDGEFNCDELEEELKELPKDDSQLVEDDESEVGEDNAIDLEAFQRRRLLDDDEDNY